A window of the Scophthalmus maximus strain ysfricsl-2021 chromosome 8, ASM2237912v1, whole genome shotgun sequence genome harbors these coding sequences:
- the LOC118313159 gene encoding uncharacterized protein LOC118313159 isoform X1 — MSREQGREIVLYVFVATVYTFQVCHSVSLGQRGGGRFPSDQVGESPAARWGEDEGTWPSAEGDTRGAHLLNTNPRPAASAAGESSPHVVVVRNHGETGSDAAPNSFWTVGDVSTDLKASAPDSEDGYQADFTGIHGVQGKVVGPSVDSGPHFSEWLAMRPLVQCDENVMTFTASGQGLTHLLVDREAASPISLSQLPPYCGYSVRTSWSDLEMMAPYDACYISQENDSYVLPMLWWGNPLKLSCPVQLSSPARSFSPTTPSVFCSPYGMAVQIRGQEQDVPRLGVIVNGGWKPFLSEECAHLVHSRPDELNFFISYGASCIPRGEGLHLQLVLDDQEYILSCPVNPQFHHIPDPVSPAPTTHPPPPPQPPTTEWAPQLPHYPNYPYPGLQYPQLPQVYPPGPQPAQPPKPTPGSPPGAQPQSLHPIGPPKLPYSPGEHPVYLFPPYPPPVVEQAISTPTLSLVQGSQSQQVSKLPPGPPQYSSGLYYPHVPFYYPAATPAPTAAATETTTTTTLLPDTQPNASPANPYYPQYYLQMPYYPAPTAAPVTQAPAPLPPPKQPVVPQHQVSPFYPPGSHSSYYPYGPVSYVKPGLEAQSPYSYPYYPYYHPFYPPNYHPPCPLVPQYPEIQTPVTTKEPFTTASTTTSTTVSTPTQPTTHLPHLQCFMGRMVVFLPFAHPDSLQVQDQTKTWLLLSSVSPLCGYMLQVAEGPRVILQSPLPACHSQSQTPATISLPLRFWDLSVAQYRTVELRCPYESTPETPAPDTPPVSPTPPSTTPSLVQKPKVICSPHHMTVKFPAGLISGILLKDLKGNQMSLQDAPKHCGYSASNGKDGKIHLTLQLHLQCHMSLQGQMYIISVIYMTINGRREAQLSCPVVVPGSGKECSIASEQRLPCGPAFVSQPQCLSMGCCFSKQPPACYYPMDECSIDHHFVFSVPASITEPPLSPALLVAASNSTCKPQRVTSDYALFKIPMDGCGARRVVVGKMVIYMVEVINKVQGISLNYGTITRDSPVRFLVECRFQPGSVLTVSYLVKTPTLSPGVQTREMFGVQLRIAKDAQYSNYYPQYHQPLQMLLGKPLYLEVRLLNAPDPSEVLLVHFCVAYPRSGKSVWVLLYNGCPNPLDPAPHQAILSDPRPTSQRGQTRRFTISTFQFLPDGEFKDPNEEIYFMCSTEICSPRDGPCVEGCFGQ, encoded by the exons ATGTCTCGCGAacagggaagagaaatcgtTTTGTACGTGTTCGTGGCAACTGTCTACACGTTCCAGGTGTGTCACTCGGTGAGTTTGGGACAGCGCGGGGGGGGCCGGTTTCCATCTGACCAAGTCGGAGAGTCACCGGCCGCCAGgtggggggaggatgaggggacGTGGCCCTCGGCCGAAGGGGACACCCGGGGCGCGCATCTGCTCAACACCAACCCTCGGCCGGCTGCCTCTGCCGCCGGGGAGTCATCCCCGCACGTCGTCGTTGTGCGGAACCATGGTGAAACTGGCAGCGACGCTGCGCCCAACAGCTTCTGGACTGTGGGTGACGTCAGCACGGATCTCAAGGCCTCCGCTCCGGACAGTGAAGACGGATATCAAGCAGACTTCACAG GGATACACGGAGTCCAGGGGAAGGTTGTGGGTCCATCAGTCGACTCCGGTCCACACTTCTCCGAGTGGCTGGCCATGAGGCCTTTGGTGCAGTGTGATGAGAATGTCATGACCTTCACTGCTTCAGGGCAAGGCCTCACACACCTATTGGTGGACAGAG aggccGCGtctcccatctctctgtccCAGTTACCTCCATACTGTGGGTACTCGGTGAGGACTTCATGGAGTGACCTTGAGATGATGGCGCCCTATGATGCCTGTTACATTTCACAGGAG aATGACAGTTATGTGTTGCCCATGTTGTGGTGGGGCAATCCTCTGAAGCTCTCCTGCCCGGTGCAGCTGTCCTCTCCTGCCCGTTCTTTCTCCCCCACTACCCCTTCAGTCTTCTGCTCCCCCTACGGCATGGCGGTGCAGATACGTGGGCAGGAGCAGGATGTACCAAGGCTGGGAGTCATAG TGAACGGAGGCTGGAAACCATTTTTATCTGAAGAGTGTGCTCATCTTGTCCACTCCAGACCTGACGAGCTCAATTTCTTCATCTCTTACGGAGCCTCTTGTATCCCGAGAGGG GAGGGGCTGCATCTTCAGCTTGTATTAGACGATCAGGAATATATCCTCTCCTGTCCAGTCAATCCTCAGTTTCACCACATCCCAGATCCTGTTAGCCCTGCACCCACaacccatcctcctccccctcctcaacCTCCAACCACGGAGTGGGCTCCTCAACTTCCACACTACCCCAACTACCCATACCCAGGGCTTCAGTACCCCCAGCTTCCCCAGGTCTACCCTCCTGGCCCACAACCTGCCCAGCCCCCCAAGCCCACTCCAGGCAGTCCTCCGGGGGCCCAGCCGCAGTCCCTTCACCCCATAGGGCCTCCCAAGTTGCCCTACTCTCCTGGAGAGCACCCAGTATACCTTTTCCCTCCTTATCCGCCTCCTGTGGTGGAACAAGCTATATCTACCCCAACTCTTAGCCTAGTGCAGGGCAGTCAGTCCCAGCAAGTTTCTAAATTACCTCCTGGCCCTCCTCAGTATTCATCTGGACTCTATTACCCCCATGTGCCATTCTATTACCCTGCAGCGACACCAGCCCCAACCGCTGCAGCTACtgaaactactactactactactcttCTTCCAGATACCCAGCCAAACGCATCTCCTGCAAATCCTTATTACCCTCAGTATTATCTTCAGATGCCTTACTATCCTGCACCCACTGCAGCACCCGTGACCCAGGCACCCGCTCCTCTCCCCCCACCAAAACAACCTGTGGTTCCACAGCACCAAGTCAGTCCATTTTATCCACCTGGTTCTCACAGCTCTTACTATCCTTATGGACCCGTTTCCTACGTAAAACCCGGTCTTGAGGCGCAATCACCCTATTCTTACCCTTATTATCCTTATTATCATCCTTTCTACCCACCAAACTACCATCCACCGTGCCCTCTTGTGCCTCAGTATCCAGAGATTCAAACACCAGTGACCACAAAAGAGCCTTTCACCActgcctccaccaccacaaGTACGACAGTGTCCACCCCAACTCAGCCCACTACTCACTTACCTCATCTCCAGTGTTTCATGGGGAGGATGGTTGTCTTCCTACCTTTTGCTCACCCGGACTCCCTCCAGGTCCAAG ACCAGACGAAGACATGGCTGCTTCTCTCCAGTGTGTCACCGCTGTGTGGGTACATGCTGCAGGTGGCCGAGGGCCCTAGGGTAATCCTTCAGTCTCCTCTGCCTGCATGCCACAGCCAGTCGCAG ACCCCCGCAACCATTTCCTTACCACTGAGGTTTTGGGATCTGTCCGTGGCACAGTATCGAACTGTGGAACTGCGATGCCCATATGAAAGTACTCCTGAAACTCCTGCACCAGATACCCCACCTGTCTCCCCTACCCCACCCAGCACCACCCCCTCTCTTGTCCAGAAGCCTAAAGTCATCTGCTCCCCCCATCATATGACTGTGAAGTTCCCCGCCGGGCTCATCTCTGGAATTCTTcttaaag ACCTTAAAGGGAACCAGATGAGCCTCCAGGATGCCCCTAAGCACTGTGGGTATTCTGCGAGCAATGGCAAAGATGGCAAAATCCATTTGACACTCCAGCTACACTTGCAGTGCCACATGAGCTTGCAG GGTCAAATGTACATAATCTCTGTCATCTACATGACAATAAATGGGAGAAGGGAGGCTCAGCTTTCTTGTCCAGTTGTCGTCCCAGGTTCCGGCAAAG AGTGCAGCATTGCCAGCGAACAGCGTCTCCCCTGTGGACCCGCGTTTGTATCCCAGCCACAGTGCCTCTCCATGGGCTGCTGCTTCAGCAAGCAGCCCCCTGCCTGCTACTACCCCATGGATG AGTGCAGTATTGACCACCACTTTGTCTTCTCCGTGCCTGCCTCCATCACTGAACCCCCTCTTTCCCCCGCCCTGCTTGTTGCTGCCAGCAACTCCACCTGCAAACCTCAGAGAGTGACTTCTGATTATGCCTTGTTCAAAATCCCAATGGATGGCTGCGGGGCACGCAGAGTG GTGGTGGGGAAAATGGTGATCTACATGGTGGAGGTCATCAACAAGGTTCAGGGAATCAGTCTCAACTACGGCACCATCACAAGAGATTCTCCTGTCAG GTTTTTGGTTGAGTGCCGGTTTCAACCGGGCTCTGTTCTGACTGTGAGCTACCTGGTTAAAACTCCCACCCTCAGTCCTGGAGTTCAGACCCGAGAGATGTTTGGAGTCCAGCTCAGGATTGCCAAAG ACGCTCAGTACAGCAACTACTACCCTCAGTATCACCAGCCCCTGCAGATGCTGCTGGGGAAACCCCTCTACCTGGAAGTGCGGCTGCTTAATGCCCCAGATCCCAGTGAGGTGCTGCTGGTGCACTTCTGTGTGGCCTACCCCCGCTCTGGAAAATCTGTGTGGGTGCTGCTTTACAATGG ATGTCCCAACCCCTTGGATCCAGCCCCGCACCAGGCTATATTGTCTGATCCTCGACCAACCTCTCAGCGGGGTCAGACCCGCCGCTTCACCATCAGCACCTTCCAGTTCCTTCCTGATGGTGAGTTCAAGGACCCGAATGAAGAG ATCTACTTCATGTGTTCAACTGAAATCTGCTCACCACGTGATGGACCTTGTGTCGAGGGATGCTTTGGCCAGTGA
- the LOC118313159 gene encoding uncharacterized protein LOC118313159 isoform X2 gives MSREQGREIVLYVFVATVYTFQVCHSVSLGQRGGGRFPSDQVGESPAARWGEDEGTWPSAEGDTRGAHLLNTNPRPAASAAGESSPHVVVVRNHGETGSDAAPNSFWTVGDVSTDLKASAPDSEDGYQADFTGIHGVQGKVVGPSVDSGPHFSEWLAMRPLVQCDENVMTFTASGQGLTHLLVDREAASPISLSQLPPYCGYSVRTSWSDLEMMAPYDACYISQENDSYVLPMLWWGNPLKLSCPVQLSSPARSFSPTTPSVFCSPYGMAVQIRGQEQDVPRLGVIVNGGWKPFLSEECAHLVHSRPDELNFFISYGASCIPRGEGLHLQLVLDDQEYILSCPVNPQFHHIPDPVSPAPTTHPPPPPQPPTTEWAPQLPHYPNYPYPGLQYPQLPQVYPPGPQPAQPPKPTPGSPPGAQPQSLHPIGPPKLPYSPGEHPVYLFPPYPPPVVEQAISTPTLSLVQGSQSQQVSKLPPGPPQYSSGLYYPHVPFYYPAATPAPTAAATETTTTTTLLPDTQPNASPANPYYPQYYLQMPYYPAPTAAPVTQAPAPLPPPKQPVVPQHQVSPFYPPGSHSSYYPYGPVSYVKPGLEAQSPYSYPYYPYYHPFYPPNYHPPCPLVPQYPEIQTPVTTKEPFTTASTTTSTTVSTPTQPTTHLPHLQCFMGRMVVFLPFAHPDSLQVQDQTKTWLLLSSVSPLCGYMLQVAEGPRVILQSPLPACHSQSQTPATISLPLRFWDLSVAQYRTVELRCPYESTPETPAPDTPPVSPTPPSTTPSLVQKPKVICSPHHMTVKFPAGLISGILLKDLKGNQMSLQDAPKHCGYSASNGKDGKIHLTLQLHLQCHMSLQGQMYIISVIYMTINGRREAQLSCPVVVPGSGKECSIASEQRLPCGPAFVSQPQCLSMGCCFSKQPPACYYPMDECSIDHHFVFSVPASITEPPLSPALLVAASNSTCKPQRVTSDYALFKIPMDGCGARRVVVGKMVIYMVEVINKVQGISLNYGTITRDSPVRFLVECRFQPGSVLTVSYLVKTPTLSPGVQTREMFGVQLRIAKVSPAPADAAGETPLPGSAAA, from the exons ATGTCTCGCGAacagggaagagaaatcgtTTTGTACGTGTTCGTGGCAACTGTCTACACGTTCCAGGTGTGTCACTCGGTGAGTTTGGGACAGCGCGGGGGGGGCCGGTTTCCATCTGACCAAGTCGGAGAGTCACCGGCCGCCAGgtggggggaggatgaggggacGTGGCCCTCGGCCGAAGGGGACACCCGGGGCGCGCATCTGCTCAACACCAACCCTCGGCCGGCTGCCTCTGCCGCCGGGGAGTCATCCCCGCACGTCGTCGTTGTGCGGAACCATGGTGAAACTGGCAGCGACGCTGCGCCCAACAGCTTCTGGACTGTGGGTGACGTCAGCACGGATCTCAAGGCCTCCGCTCCGGACAGTGAAGACGGATATCAAGCAGACTTCACAG GGATACACGGAGTCCAGGGGAAGGTTGTGGGTCCATCAGTCGACTCCGGTCCACACTTCTCCGAGTGGCTGGCCATGAGGCCTTTGGTGCAGTGTGATGAGAATGTCATGACCTTCACTGCTTCAGGGCAAGGCCTCACACACCTATTGGTGGACAGAG aggccGCGtctcccatctctctgtccCAGTTACCTCCATACTGTGGGTACTCGGTGAGGACTTCATGGAGTGACCTTGAGATGATGGCGCCCTATGATGCCTGTTACATTTCACAGGAG aATGACAGTTATGTGTTGCCCATGTTGTGGTGGGGCAATCCTCTGAAGCTCTCCTGCCCGGTGCAGCTGTCCTCTCCTGCCCGTTCTTTCTCCCCCACTACCCCTTCAGTCTTCTGCTCCCCCTACGGCATGGCGGTGCAGATACGTGGGCAGGAGCAGGATGTACCAAGGCTGGGAGTCATAG TGAACGGAGGCTGGAAACCATTTTTATCTGAAGAGTGTGCTCATCTTGTCCACTCCAGACCTGACGAGCTCAATTTCTTCATCTCTTACGGAGCCTCTTGTATCCCGAGAGGG GAGGGGCTGCATCTTCAGCTTGTATTAGACGATCAGGAATATATCCTCTCCTGTCCAGTCAATCCTCAGTTTCACCACATCCCAGATCCTGTTAGCCCTGCACCCACaacccatcctcctccccctcctcaacCTCCAACCACGGAGTGGGCTCCTCAACTTCCACACTACCCCAACTACCCATACCCAGGGCTTCAGTACCCCCAGCTTCCCCAGGTCTACCCTCCTGGCCCACAACCTGCCCAGCCCCCCAAGCCCACTCCAGGCAGTCCTCCGGGGGCCCAGCCGCAGTCCCTTCACCCCATAGGGCCTCCCAAGTTGCCCTACTCTCCTGGAGAGCACCCAGTATACCTTTTCCCTCCTTATCCGCCTCCTGTGGTGGAACAAGCTATATCTACCCCAACTCTTAGCCTAGTGCAGGGCAGTCAGTCCCAGCAAGTTTCTAAATTACCTCCTGGCCCTCCTCAGTATTCATCTGGACTCTATTACCCCCATGTGCCATTCTATTACCCTGCAGCGACACCAGCCCCAACCGCTGCAGCTACtgaaactactactactactactcttCTTCCAGATACCCAGCCAAACGCATCTCCTGCAAATCCTTATTACCCTCAGTATTATCTTCAGATGCCTTACTATCCTGCACCCACTGCAGCACCCGTGACCCAGGCACCCGCTCCTCTCCCCCCACCAAAACAACCTGTGGTTCCACAGCACCAAGTCAGTCCATTTTATCCACCTGGTTCTCACAGCTCTTACTATCCTTATGGACCCGTTTCCTACGTAAAACCCGGTCTTGAGGCGCAATCACCCTATTCTTACCCTTATTATCCTTATTATCATCCTTTCTACCCACCAAACTACCATCCACCGTGCCCTCTTGTGCCTCAGTATCCAGAGATTCAAACACCAGTGACCACAAAAGAGCCTTTCACCActgcctccaccaccacaaGTACGACAGTGTCCACCCCAACTCAGCCCACTACTCACTTACCTCATCTCCAGTGTTTCATGGGGAGGATGGTTGTCTTCCTACCTTTTGCTCACCCGGACTCCCTCCAGGTCCAAG ACCAGACGAAGACATGGCTGCTTCTCTCCAGTGTGTCACCGCTGTGTGGGTACATGCTGCAGGTGGCCGAGGGCCCTAGGGTAATCCTTCAGTCTCCTCTGCCTGCATGCCACAGCCAGTCGCAG ACCCCCGCAACCATTTCCTTACCACTGAGGTTTTGGGATCTGTCCGTGGCACAGTATCGAACTGTGGAACTGCGATGCCCATATGAAAGTACTCCTGAAACTCCTGCACCAGATACCCCACCTGTCTCCCCTACCCCACCCAGCACCACCCCCTCTCTTGTCCAGAAGCCTAAAGTCATCTGCTCCCCCCATCATATGACTGTGAAGTTCCCCGCCGGGCTCATCTCTGGAATTCTTcttaaag ACCTTAAAGGGAACCAGATGAGCCTCCAGGATGCCCCTAAGCACTGTGGGTATTCTGCGAGCAATGGCAAAGATGGCAAAATCCATTTGACACTCCAGCTACACTTGCAGTGCCACATGAGCTTGCAG GGTCAAATGTACATAATCTCTGTCATCTACATGACAATAAATGGGAGAAGGGAGGCTCAGCTTTCTTGTCCAGTTGTCGTCCCAGGTTCCGGCAAAG AGTGCAGCATTGCCAGCGAACAGCGTCTCCCCTGTGGACCCGCGTTTGTATCCCAGCCACAGTGCCTCTCCATGGGCTGCTGCTTCAGCAAGCAGCCCCCTGCCTGCTACTACCCCATGGATG AGTGCAGTATTGACCACCACTTTGTCTTCTCCGTGCCTGCCTCCATCACTGAACCCCCTCTTTCCCCCGCCCTGCTTGTTGCTGCCAGCAACTCCACCTGCAAACCTCAGAGAGTGACTTCTGATTATGCCTTGTTCAAAATCCCAATGGATGGCTGCGGGGCACGCAGAGTG GTGGTGGGGAAAATGGTGATCTACATGGTGGAGGTCATCAACAAGGTTCAGGGAATCAGTCTCAACTACGGCACCATCACAAGAGATTCTCCTGTCAG GTTTTTGGTTGAGTGCCGGTTTCAACCGGGCTCTGTTCTGACTGTGAGCTACCTGGTTAAAACTCCCACCCTCAGTCCTGGAGTTCAGACCCGAGAGATGTTTGGAGTCCAGCTCAGGATTGCCAAAG TATCACCAGCCCCTGCAGATGCTGCTGGGGAAACCCCTCTACCTGGAAGTGCGGCTGCTTAA